A region from the Silene latifolia isolate original U9 population chromosome 7, ASM4854445v1, whole genome shotgun sequence genome encodes:
- the LOC141589659 gene encoding F-box/kelch-repeat protein At3g06240-like produces MKSRKMMKSKKSCSIQPHTCAYIPAELLTQILAILPVKTLVRFRCVCKSWRSIIDDPVFVSMHLKLNNFNSSKLISLEGLGPDGYSGCSLTVRNANTFRKTGCVFKSSERYYLLGRCDSLLLMFHPNTHEMRLINASIRKSLLLADCPILPCFGFGPEFIFGFARLSQDYKIIAISFESIERVEPRQTRVAVYTLSDQQWAIRENGLNIDWLSFDRIRGPYYVCDGAAHWLAKEVGPGRDWRPTYLVSLDFDTETFTFSEIPDDLDNFDSSRSLFLLGESLAIFCVSFRTTRIWVLEKKSGKKDWTLWFSGRSSRDCLDLFYRRTHVITRVLYYEGDGGYIVYEKQSYNIATGQVELLGKFMSRHVEYEKYSESLVLCNGYETEDMSSSHLS; encoded by the coding sequence ATGAAGAGCAGGAAGATGATGAAGAGCAAGAAATCATGTTCAATTCAACCCCATACTTGTGCATACATACCAGCAGAATTACTTACCCAAATTCTCGCAATATTGCCGGTTAAAACCCTTGTAAGATTCAGGTGCGTATGCAAATCTTGGCGCTCTATTATCGATGATCCCGTCTTTGTTTCGATGCATCTTAAACTCAACAACTTTAATTCTAGTAAATTAATATCTCTCGAGGGTTTGGGACCTGATGGATATAGCGGATGTTCATTGACAGTTCGTAATGCGAACACATTTAGAAAAACCGGTTGCGTTTTCAAGAGTTCCGAAAGATATTATCTTTTGGGTAGATGTGATTCATTGCTTTTAATGTTTCACCCTAATACTCACGAAATGAGATTAATTAACGCTAGTATTAGAAAATCGTTGCTACTTGCAGATTGCCCCATTCTTCCCTGTTTCGGGTTTGGGCCTGAGTTTATATTTGGATTTGCGCGTCTTAGTCAGGATTATAAAATCATCGCGATCTCATTTGAGAGTATTGAGAGGGTAGAGCCTCGTCAGACTCGTGTTGCAGTTTATACACTTAGTGATCAACAATGGGCTATAAGAGAGAATGGGTTGAATATCGATTGGTTGTCCTTTGATCGTATACGTGGGCCGTATTATGTTTGTGATGGGGCAGCTCACTGGCTCGCAAAGGAAGTTGGTCCTGGGCGTGACTGGAGGCCGACTTATCTTGTTTCCCTTGATTTTGATACGGAAACTTTCACCTTTTCAGAAATACCAGATGATTTAGATAATTTTGATTCTTCAAGGTCTTTGTTTCTTCTTGGGGAGTCACTAGCGATTTTTTGTGTGTCTTTTAGAACTACTAGAATATGGGTATTGGAAAAGAAGAGTGGAAAGAAGGATTGGACTCTCTGGTTTTCAGGTCGTTCTAGCCGTGACTGTTTGGATTTGTTCTACCGGCGTACGCATGTAATAACAAGGGTATTATATTATGAGGGTGATGGTGGCTATATTGTTTATGAGAAGCAGTCCTACAACATTGCTACTGGCCAAGTGGAGTTGCTTGGGAAATTTATGAGCCGTCATGTAGAATATGAAAAATATTCTGAGAGCTTGGTTTTGTGCAATGGATATGAAACTGAGGATATGTCGTCTTCCCATTTGTCTTGA
- the LOC141589660 gene encoding F-box/kelch-repeat protein At3g06240-like — MKSRKMMKSKKSCSIQPHTCAYIPAELLTQILAILPVKTLVRFRCVCKSWRSIIDDPDFVSMHRKLNNFNSSKLISLEGLGPGGYSECSLTVRNAKTLRKTGSIFKSSERYYLLGRCDSLLLMFHPNTYEMRLINASIRKSLLLADCPILPCFGFGPEFIFGFARLSQDYKIIAISFESIERVEPRQTRVAVYTLRDQQWTIRDKGQVNINWSTFDRICGPYYVCDGAAHWLGNEVGHGGNRRPSYLVSLDFDTEIFTFSELPDELDAMDSSRSLFLLGESLAILCVSGKSTSIWVLEKNSGKRDWTLWFSGCSSPEGLNLFYRSMQVIRRVLYYEGDGGYIVYEKQSYNIATGQVQLLGKSITRHVEFEKYSESLVLCNGYETEDMTSSPFVLNK, encoded by the coding sequence ATGAAGAGCAGGAAGATGATGAAGAGCAAGAAATCATGTTCAATTCAACCCCATACTTGTGCATACATACCAGCAGAATTACTTACCCAAATTCTCGCAATATTGCCGGTTAAAACCCTTGTAAGATTCAGGTGCGTATGCAAATCTTGGCGCTCTATTATCGATGATCCCGACTTTGTTTCGATGCATCGTAAACTCAACAACTTTAATTCAAGTAAATTAATATCTCTCGAGGGTTTGGGACCTGGTGGATATAGCGAATGTTCATTGACAGTTCGTAATGCGAAGACACTTAGAAAAACCGGTTCCATTTTCAAGAGTTCCGAAAGATATTATCTTTTGGGTAGATGTGATTCATTGCTTTTAATGTTTCACCCTAATACTTACGAAATGAGATTAATTAACGCTAGTATTAGAAAATCGTTGCTACTTGCAGATTGCCCCATTCTTCCCTGTTTCGGGTTTGGGCCTGAGTTTATATTTGGATTTGCGCGTCTTAGTCAGGATTATAAAATCATCGCGATCTCATTTGAGAGTATTGAGAGGGTAGAGCCTCGTCAGACTCGTGTTGCAGTTTATACACTTCGTGATCAACAATGGACTATAAGAGATAAGGGGCAGGTCAATATCAATTGGTCAACCTTTGATCGTATTTGTGGGCCCTACTATGTGTGTGATGGGGCAGCTCACTGGCTGGGAAATGAAGTTGGTCATGGGGGTAACCGTAGACCGAGTTATCTTGTTTCCCTTGATTTTGACACAGAAATTTTCACCTTTTCGGAACTGCCAGATGAGTTGGATGCGATGGATTCTTCAAGGTCTTTGTTTCTTCTTGGGGAGTCACTAGCGATTTTATGTGTTTCTGGTAAAAGTACGAGCATATGGGTATTGGAAAAGAACAGTGGAAAGAGGGATTGGACTCTTTGGTTCTCGGGTTGTTCGAGCCCTGAAGGTTTGAATTTGTTCTACCGGAGTATGCAGGTAATAAGAAGGGTATTATATTATGAGGGTGATGGTGGCTATATTGTTTATGAGAAGCAGTCCTACAACATTGCTACTGGCCAAGTGCAGTTGCTTGGAAAATCTATAACTCGTCATGTAGAATTTGAAAAATATTCTGAGAGCTTGGTTTTGTGCAATGGATATGAAACCGAGGATATGACTTCTTCCCCATTTGTCTTGAATAAGTAA